CTGCGGATCTGCCGCGACGAGCTCGACAAGGTCGCCGCCGACGGGCTCGGCGACGACGAGATCAGGCGGGCCGTCGGCCAGCTCTCGGGGTCCACCGTCCTCGGGCTGGAGGACACCGGCGCGATCATGAACCGCATCGGCAAGAGCGAGCTGTGCTGGGGCGACCAGATGTCGGTCGACGACATGCTGGCCCGGATCGCCGCGGTCACCCCGGACGACGTCCGCGCGGTCGCACAGGATGTACTGGCCCAGCGGCCCTCGCTCGCGGTGATCGGCCCGCTCAAGGAGAAGCAGGCCGCCCGTCTCGACGAAGCGGTCGCCTAGATCCGTACGGCAAGTTAGGAAGCACTATGAGCAAGCTGCGCGTGGCAGTCCTCGGCGCCCAGGGCCGCATCGGCTCCGAGGCGGTCAAGGCGGTCGAGGCCGCAGAAGACATGGAGCTGGTCGCGGCACTCGGCCGCGGCGACAAGCTGGAGACGCTGGCCGAGGCCGGCGCCCAGGTCGCGGTCGAGCTGACCACCCCCGCCTCCGTGATGGAGAACCTCGACTTCCTCGTCCGCCACGGCATCCACGGCGTGGTCGGCACCACCGGCTGGACCGAGGACCGCCTCGCCCAGCTGGACTCCTGGCTCGCCGCCTCCCCGAAGACCGGTGTGCTCATCGCACCGAACTTCTCCATCGGTGCCGTCCTCACCATGAAGTTCGCCGCCCAGGCCGCCCGCTACTTCGAGTCCGTCGAGGTCGTGGAGCTGCACCACCCCAACAAGGTCGATGCCCCGTCCGGCACCGCGACCCGTACCGCGCAGCTCATCGCGGCCGCCCGCGCCGAGGCCGGCCTCGGCGCGCAGCCCGACGCCACCGCCACGGCGCTGGACGGCGCGCGCGGCGCCGACGTCGACGGCGTCCCCGTCCACGCCATCCGCCTGCGCGGCCTGCTCGCGCACCAGGAGGTCCTCCTCGGCGGCGAGGGCGAGACCCTGACCATCCGTCACGACTCCCTGCACCACAGCAGCTTCATGCCGGGCATCCTGCTCGGCGCGCGCCGCGTGACGCAGATCCCGGGCCTCACCTTCGGCCTGGAAAACTTCCTCGACCTGGGCTGACGGACTGATTCACGATGCGCGCGAAGATCACGTACCTCATCACGGCCGCCGTCCTGGTCGTCTACTTCGTCCTGGTCGGCGGCCGGGGCCTGCTGCTGATCCGGCAGGGAACATGGCTCACCGTCACCTTCGGCGTGGCCGTGCTGATCCTGCCGCTCATCGGGATCTGGTTCCTCTG
This DNA window, taken from Streptomyces sp. TN58, encodes the following:
- the dapB gene encoding 4-hydroxy-tetrahydrodipicolinate reductase; its protein translation is MSKLRVAVLGAQGRIGSEAVKAVEAAEDMELVAALGRGDKLETLAEAGAQVAVELTTPASVMENLDFLVRHGIHGVVGTTGWTEDRLAQLDSWLAASPKTGVLIAPNFSIGAVLTMKFAAQAARYFESVEVVELHHPNKVDAPSGTATRTAQLIAAARAEAGLGAQPDATATALDGARGADVDGVPVHAIRLRGLLAHQEVLLGGEGETLTIRHDSLHHSSFMPGILLGARRVTQIPGLTFGLENFLDLG